A stretch of Arachis hypogaea cultivar Tifrunner chromosome 15, arahy.Tifrunner.gnm2.J5K5, whole genome shotgun sequence DNA encodes these proteins:
- the LOC112751881 gene encoding SPX domain-containing membrane protein At4g22990, whose translation MVAFGKKLKDRQIQEWQGYYINYKLMKKRVRQYAQQIQLGTQDRRHVLKDFSRMLDNQIEKIVLFLLEQQGILASRISKLGEQHDALLQEPEIHKMSELREAYREVGQDLLKLLFFVEMNAIGLRKILKKFDKRFGYRFTDYYVKTRANHPYSQLQQVFKHVGIGAVVGALSRNLHELQNRQGSYLSIYDQPTLPLQDPVIDSIKAAVDRLTNSTNFLNFLGQHALIMQEELPTPTEEHVDDERYHFMSLILNLANTFLYMVNTYIIVPTADDYSMSLGAAPTVCGIVIGAMAVAQVFSSVYFSAWSNRSYFRPLVFSSITLFLGNILYALAYDARSLWILLIGRVFCGLGSARAVNRRYISDCVPLKIRMQASAAFVSASALGMACGPALAGILQTDFKIYKLTFNQNTLPGWVMGVAWLIYLIWLWITFKEPSHEPVENENHVNNHQSNDEVNNALEQGLKQPLLITSDDKGDEEADQDYDDSEEASEESRLPATSIRSAYRLLTPSVKVQLLIYFMLKYVMEILLSESSVITTYYFNWSTSRVALFLACLGLTVLPVNIVVGSYISNMFEDRQILLVSEIMVCIGVLLSFHLIIPYSVPQYICSGLLLFVSAEVLEGVNLSLLSRVMSSRLSRGTYNGGLLSTEAGTIARVIADATITLAGYLGQSNLLNVTLLPSLFISIASILATCYTYNSLY comes from the exons ATGGTTGCCTTTGGAAAGAAGTTGAAAGACAGACAAATTCAAGAATGGCAGGG ATATTATATAAACTACAAACTCATGAAGAAGCGAGTAAGGCAATATGCTCAGCAAATTCAACTCGGAACACAAGATCGCCGCCATGTGCTCAAGGATTTCTCCCGAATGCTAGATAATCAG ATTGAGAAGATTGTCCTTTTCCTTTTGGAGCAACAAGGGATTTTGGCAAGCAGGATATCGAAGCTTGGAGAGCAGCATGATGCTCTTCTGCAGGAACCTGAAATACACAAAATGTCTGAACTGCGAGAAGCTTATAGAGAAGTGGGACAAGACCTATTAAAGCTTCTTTTCTTTGTTGAGATGAATGCTATTGGTTTGCGCAAGATATTGAAGAAGTTTGACAAACGTTTTGGCTATAGATTCACTGATTACTATGTTAAAACTCGTGCGAATCATCCTTACTCTCAGCTGCAACAAGTGTTCAAGCATGTG GGAATAGGAGCTGTTGTGGGAGCCTTATCTCGCAATCTTCATGAACTTCAGAACCGTCAAGGGAGCTATTTATCAATTTATGATCAACCTacccttcctctccag GATCCTGTCATTGATTCAATAAAAGCAGCGGTTGACAGGTTAACTAACTCAACAAACTTCCTTAACTTTTTGGGGCAACATGCTCTGATTATGCAAGAAGAGCTGCCAACCCCTACGGAGGAACATGTTGATGATGAAAGATaccatttcatgtctcttatcctgAACTTGGCAAACACATTTTTGTATATGGTCAATACATATATTATTGTCCCTACAGCAGATGACTACTCTATGAGCCTTGGGGCTGCACCAACAGTTTGTGGTATTGTAATTGGGGCGATGGCTGTTGCTCAGGTGTTCTCTTCGGTATATTTTAGTGCGTGGTCAAATAGATCATACTTCAGACCTCTTGTCTTCAGTAGCATAACTCTCTTTCTTGGAAATATCCTGTATGCATTGGCATACGATGCTCGTTCGTTATGGATTCTCTTGATTGGTCGTGTGTTCTGTGG ATTGGGTTCTGCCAGAGCCGTTAATAGGCGTTATATTAGTGACTGCGTGCCTCTCAAAATCCGGATGCAAGCATCAGCTGCTTTCGTTAGTGCCAGCGCTCTTGGCATGGCTTGTGGTCCTGCATTAGCTGGCATATTGCAGACAGATTTTAAGATTTACAAGCTTACATTTAATCAAAATACGTTGCCCGGTTGGGTTATGGGTGTTGCTTGGCTGATATATCTTATATGGTTGTGGATCACTTTCAAGGAACCTTCTCATGAACCCGTAGAGAATGAGAATcacgtgaataatcatcaatcaaATGATG AAGTGAACAATGCACTTGAACAAGGCCTAAAACAGCCATTGCTGATTACTTCGGATGATAAGGGAGATGAAGAAGCCGATCAAGATTATGATGATAGTGAAGAAGCTTCAGAAGAATCTCGGCTACCAGCAACTTCAATTCGGTCTGCATACAGACTGCTCACGCCATCTGTGAAG GTTCAGTTATTGATATATTTTATGCTCAAATACGTAATGGAGATTTTACTATCGGAATCTAGTGTCATCACAACATACTACTTTAACTGGTCAACAAGCAGAGTTGCACTTTTTCTCGCATGCCTCGGATTGACTGTTCTTCCTGTAAACATTGTTGTTGGAAGCTATATAAGCAACATGTTTGAGGACAG GCAAATTCTGTTGGTATCGGAAATTATGGTTTGCATTGGTGTACTCCTTAGCTTCCATTTGATTATTCCATACTCCGTGCCACAATACATATGTTCTGGCCTCCTTTTGTTTGTTTCTGCAGAAGTACTTGAAG GTGTCAACTTGTCACTGCTTTCGCGAGTTATGTCCTCGAGGCTTTCTCGTGGAACCTACAATGGAGGGCTCTTGTCGACCGAGGCTGGAACAATTGCAAGAGTTATAGCGGACGCAACCATCACCCTGGCCGGTTACTTGGGTCAGAGTAATCTCCTTAATGTCACACTGCTTCCTTCACTCTTCATTTCCATAGCCTCCATCTTAGCAACATGCTATACCTACAATTCATTATATTAG